CGGGCGAATCGATGCGCCCCGCTGCCGGCGAGCATCACATGAGGTGTCTCCTCCATTACCGCCCGCGCCAACATCAACGGGTTCTTGACCCGACTCACGGCGGCAACCGCGCCCGCCGATATCCGCGCCTTCCCGCGTTCCATGACCATGACGGACGCATCCATCTCTACGGTTCCGACGCTGGTGAGAACCGAGCCGGTTCCCGCGTTGAACCGCGGATCGTCCTCTAGCTCCACCACCGTCACCTGCACGGCATCGAGGGCACTCCCACCTTCTCGGAGCAGCTCGGCGCCGCGTCGAACCGCCGCGAGCAGCGCATGTCGGCGCTCCGCTCGTTCCGCGGCCGGTCCTTTCGCACCCGCACCTCCATGTGCAATCAGTGCAGGCGATATACGCCGAAGCGTCATTTCATAAGGCCGGGCGGCGCGCCCAAATGAACAGGCGCTTGAAATCAAAAGTAACCGCTCCCGAGGTGCCGTAGGCCCTCTCCAGGCGGTGCCGGTAGGAATCGAGAAACGCTGTGCGCCGATCCTCGGGAAGCGCGTCGATAAACGGTCGCAGCCCGGTAGCGCGATACCACTCGACCACCTCCGCGGGACTCTGCATTGGATGGTGGAAGGTGCGGTAGAAGCAATCGATTTCCGAAAACCCAATCTCACGCAGGATTTGCTGGTATTTCCCGGGCGGCGGCACTTCACGGAACGATTCGTCGATCCCGGAGAGCAGCGCGCACCACGGCTCCTCGCGCGCCAGATCACTCAGTGCCGCCTTCGCGGTTTCGCGATCGTTGGCCGGCATCTGGATGACCATGCGACCGCCGGGGACGAGGGCACGCAGCCAGTGTCCGAGCACCTCGCGATGCTTTGGTATCCACTGCAGAGCCGCGTTCGAGAAGATAATCGCGTACTCGCGCTCACTACCGAGTCTCGCGATATCGCCAACTCGGAATCCGACCCGGTCGCGAAGTTCGCGCGCCAGGGTCGCTCTGGTTTTTTGTGCAGCGTCGATCATTGCCGGCGACAGATCGACCCCGAGCGCCTCGCCCCGGGACGCGCGTCGAGCAAGTTCGATGGTGTGGTCGCCCGTCCCGCAGCCCAGATCGGCGATACGCTCGTCGCCAGAAATCGGCAGGCGAGCAAGGATCAGCTCGACCGGCTCCGCCCGATAGCGGCGAAAACGGTTATACAGCTCCGGTTCCCAGTCGCTCATGTCAGCAATTTGCGCCTCGAAGGCAGCATAGGTGCCGACCGCCTGCCTCTCAAGGCGCTTGCCCGCCCTAAGGCTATCGGACAAACCATAGCGGCATGAATTCGTCCCCTTCGGCGGGCGCCGGCGCCTCGCGCCATTCGCGACGTTTCGCGCTGATTGGCGGGGTCATGGTGGGGCTGGCCACCCTGCTCTGGCTGGCCGCGGCAACGCTGGTTGCTTATCGACTGAAATATCCAGGGTTCCTGGAGGATGGACTGACCGACGTGTATGGCCCTGCTGTCCCGGTGGACATCGCGTCCTTGCCCCTCGATCCCCGAAAAGCGTTCGGAGCGGATTTCGAATCGGTGAAAATCCACTTGAGCAGAGATCGCAGCGTCGACGGATGGATGATTCCGGGCAAACTCCCCGCGGCTATGCTGCTGGTCCCGCCTGCCGGAGGTACGCGACGCACGATGATTCCGTACGCGAAATTCCTGCACGCAACAGGCTACCCAATCCTGGCCATCGACAGCGGCGACAATCCTCAAACCGGCACCACCTGGGGATGGAACGAGCGTACGGCAGCACTTTCCGCCGCCAGCGAGCTGCGGCGGCGCGGCTTCAAAAGAATTGGCGCGTTGGGAGTTTCCGAAGGGGCGGCCGAGATAATTCTGGTGCAGGCTGCGGGCGCGTCGTTTGACGCGATCGTCGCCGATAGCCCTTATGGAAGCCTGGCCGGAATGTTCCAGCGGGTTCCCTCGATCGCCGGCTTAAATCCGGCGCTGCAACAGACCGCGCTCTGGGAAGCGGGGTTTTTTTTAGGTCACTCGATCTGGAAGGTCGATCCCGCCAAAGCCGCCCGCGACCTGGGTCCCGCCGGAATTCTGGTCATTCACAATCAGGGCGACAAGATCGTTCCAATCTCGGATGCGGAAGCTATCAGTACCGCGGCCGGCAATCGCGGCGAACTCTGGATCGTGCCGGGAGATGGACATGGCGACGCCATCTTCGAAGCACCCGCTGAATACGCCGCGCGCGTGGTCAAGTTCCTCGAGCAGAATTTACTGGTGCCCAGCTCAAGCGGTCCAAGGAATACCGCGTCCGCGAGCCCTTGAACCTCCGCGTCTAGTCGTCGTCACGCAAAGCAGTCATTCCAAATGTGGTTTTCCAGATGGGGTCAGGCTGGTTAGTTTCCGCACCCCGGTTGGGGACCTGCAGCGCCCCAAGAAAAAAGCGCAAGCAACAATCACTGCCTTGATCGTTTTACCGGCGAACTCCGGTCGCAACCGCGCTACATCCGCGGCGGGCTTAAGTCCACCAGCAATGTCGACTTGAGGCGATCGAACAACGCATCGATGTCCCACGGACCGTCGTTATAGATGACCCTATCGGCCACGATGTGCCGATAACGCATGATCCGGTAGCCGGATGCACCGAAACATTGCCCGGTAACGCTAGCGGCTTCATCGCTGGCGAGGAACACGCAGAGTGGCGCGACGTTGATGGGATCGCGTGGAGTTCCTTCCACGCTCTGGCTCTGCGCTATTCCGGTCGCACCCGGCATGCGGCCCGCCGGAATCGTATCGGTCATGCGGGTGGATGCACCAGGCATGATCGCATTTACGGTGATGCCGTACTTTTGCAGCGCGTTTGCCGAACTGTAGGTCAGCCCGAGAATCCCGGCCTTCGCTGCGGCATAGTTCGGCTGCCCGGGGCTGCCGAGCGCGGAATTCGATGAAAAATTTATCACGCGCCCGCTCTTATGCTCGCGCATGTGGGCCGTGGCCGGCCGCATGGTGCAGTAGTGGCCCTTGAGATGGACCCGAATTACGTCATCCCATTCCTGCTCGCTCATGTTGAAGATCATTCGATCGCGCAGAATGCCGGCGACGTTGACCAGGATATCGAGCTTGCAGAACTCCTTGACCGCCTGATTGATGAGGCCCTCACCACCCTCCACGGTGGAGATGTCCATGTGGTTGGAAGTCGCCTTGCCGCCGGCAGCTTTGATCTCCTTGACCACATCTTCGGCCGGAGTGCTGGTCTCACGCGCGCCCGCGACAGTAACGCCCAGGTCATTGACCACCACCGCGGCACCCTGCGCGGCAAATGTCTTCGCGATTCCGCGGCCGATCCCGCGGCCGCCCCCGGTGATTACCGCAACCTTGCCATCGAGCTTACCCATAGGTTCGCGTCTCCTTGATGTGATGGAATCCAAACTCTTAAGGGTTTCGGTTCCCACGAGCCGAACAGTCGGTTCTAAAGAAAACGCCGGCTCGTCTCCAGCGCTTATAGCGCAAAATTCCGTCCACGGGCAGGAATTCAGAAGCTAGCTACGTTCGCCACGACGAATTCCACGATCTGTCCCTGGGTATTAACCCGGGCGATCTTTCCGTTGGGTTCGGTAAACCACAGATTTCCATCGGGGCCGGCCGCGATGAAGGTCGGAACGGTGTCGGAGCCGGTATGGAACGCGGTGAATTCTCCGGAAGGTGAGACGCGCATGACCGTGCGGCTGCCAACGATGGTGACCCAAAGATTACCATCCGAGCCGGTCGCGATTCCGAGCGGCGATCCTTTCTCCGGCAGATGATATTCGGTTATGGAACCTTGCGGCGTAACCTTGCCGATTTGTTGCGCCGCAAGTTCGGTAAACCATACGTTGCCGTCGGGACCGAGCGTCATGCAGCCGGGCGTCGCATCTGGGGTCTGGATGGCGAATTCGGCGACCTTGCCGTTAGAAGTAATCCTGCCGAGCCGATTGCCTTTATCTTCCGCAAACCAGACATAACCGTCGCGCCCTGCCACGATCTCTGCGGGCCCGCCCCCGCTCGGCAGGCTGAATTCAGTGAGCGTTCCCGATGGGCTCAGGCGACCGATGCGATTTCCAGTCCGCTCGGTAAACCAGAGATTCCCGTCTTCGCCGGTTGTGATGCCATTAGGGCCGCTCCCGTCGCGCGGCAATTTTACGTAGGCGACCTTGTCGTCACCCTGCACGCGCCCGATACGGTTACCCACCGTATCAGTGAACCACATCGCTCCATCGGGCCCAGCCGTGAGGCGCTGCGCAAAGCCGCTTGGATCGATCTTGAACCGCATGACCGAGCCATTGGACTGAATCCGGCCGATACCGTCACCCTGGTACTCGGTGTACCAAACCGCGCCATCCTTTCCACCAGCGATTGCGTACGGCGAATGAGTGCCGATCGGCCCGCGATGAGCGCGCTCCGGCGGCGCCGGAGGAGCTTTCGCGCGAGCGGTGGCGCAAGCTGCTAGAACGCACGCCCCTATCGCGGCAAAGACCAGCTGGGCCAGAACCCTTCCGGAAAGCGAAATGGTTCCACAAGCATGTGCCTGTGCCGCCGCGTTGCGCGGTAACCCAGCTCGCAGTTTCACAGGTGCCGACACCTGGCTATTTGATGATTGCGCGGCTATGGAGGTCGGCTATCTCCTGTCGGTCAAATCCGAAATCCGCGAGAATCTCGTCGGTATGCTCGCCCAGGCCCGGGGCATGACGCCAAAGCTCAGGCTTCTTTCCCGAAAGGCGGGTGCCGGGACGCACGGCGCGGACTCGCCCGGCGACTGGATGCTCATATTCGTAGAAGGTCTCGTTGACTACGTACTGAGGATCTTCCCAGATTGTGTCGAAGTCATTTACGCGCCCGCACGGGACATCGGCCTTTTCGATTCGCTCGAGCCAGTAGTCGGACGGCTGGCTCGGAAACAGCTCGATTAGTTTGCGCGCGGCATTCCGCACTCGCTCGTTGCGCGGTTCGTCTCCCTCGAACCACTCGGGATGCCCGACCGCTTCGAGTAGTGCTTTCCAATGTTTGTCGGTCAACGGTGCAATCGTCATGTAGCCGTCTGCCGTCTTGAAGGGTTCTGCCGAACCCATCGTGGGCGGCAATCCCGGTTGATGGG
Above is a window of Candidatus Binataceae bacterium DNA encoding:
- a CDS encoding SDR family NAD(P)-dependent oxidoreductase; this encodes MGKLDGKVAVITGGGRGIGRGIAKTFAAQGAAVVVNDLGVTVAGARETSTPAEDVVKEIKAAGGKATSNHMDISTVEGGEGLINQAVKEFCKLDILVNVAGILRDRMIFNMSEQEWDDVIRVHLKGHYCTMRPATAHMREHKSGRVINFSSNSALGSPGQPNYAAAKAGILGLTYSSANALQKYGITVNAIMPGASTRMTDTIPAGRMPGATGIAQSQSVEGTPRDPINVAPLCVFLASDEAASVTGQCFGASGYRIMRYRHIVADRVIYNDGPWDIDALFDRLKSTLLVDLSPPRM
- a CDS encoding methyltransferase domain-containing protein, with the protein product MSDWEPELYNRFRRYRAEPVELILARLPISGDERIADLGCGTGDHTIELARRASRGEALGVDLSPAMIDAAQKTRATLARELRDRVGFRVGDIARLGSEREYAIIFSNAALQWIPKHREVLGHWLRALVPGGRMVIQMPANDRETAKAALSDLAREEPWCALLSGIDESFREVPPPGKYQQILREIGFSEIDCFYRTFHHPMQSPAEVVEWYRATGLRPFIDALPEDRRTAFLDSYRHRLERAYGTSGAVTFDFKRLFIWARRPAL